In Haliotis asinina isolate JCU_RB_2024 unplaced genomic scaffold, JCU_Hal_asi_v2 scaffold_18, whole genome shotgun sequence, the following proteins share a genomic window:
- the LOC137269911 gene encoding uncharacterized protein → MSARRESQTESIHLATISPLEPDAPVLDYQPLHRYYEIREEDMDTDEPVTPPRRSADSEEAMNRPHCVAPSLRSADPGGGMDRLQCVAPSLRSADPGGGMNRLECVVPPLRPADHGGGMNRLECVAPPLRSAHHGGGMDRPECVTPPLRPADPELGIGNMVVLADVLQAAADADDGAGVASGSSTRDPHTYTHLTSVPVDDQVNYISPTESESDQQV, encoded by the exons ATGTCAGCACGAAG aGAAAGTCAAACAGAAAGCATACACCTTGCTACAATATCGCCCTTGGAACCTGACGCTCCTGTCTTGGACTACCAGCCATTGCACCGATACTATGAGATCAGGGAGGAGGACATGGACACAGATGAGCCTGTGACTCCACCTCGTCGATCAGCAGACTCCGAAGAAGCCATGAACAGACCGCACTGTGTGGCTCCATCTCTTCGATCGGCAGACCCTGGAGGAGGTATGGACAGACTGCAGTGTGTGGCTCCATCTCTTCGATCGGCAGACCCTGGAGGAGGTATGAACAGACTGGAGTGTGTGGTTCCACCTCTGAGACCGGCAGACCATGGAGGAGGTATGAACAGACTGGAGTGTGTGGCTCCACCTCTGAGATCGGCACACCATGGAGGAGGTATGGACAGACCGGAGTGTGTGACTCCACCTCTGAGACCAGCAGATCCTGAGTTAGGCATAGGAAACATGGTTGTCTTGGCTGACGTCCTTCAAGCAGCAGCTGACGCAGATGACGGAGCTGGTGTAGCATCTGGCAGCTCCACCAGAGACccgcacacatacacgcaccTGACGAGCGTCCCTGTTGACGATCAAGTAAACTACATCTCGCCAACTGAAAGCGAAAGTGACCAACAGGTTTAG